One window of Bos indicus isolate NIAB-ARS_2022 breed Sahiwal x Tharparkar chromosome 18, NIAB-ARS_B.indTharparkar_mat_pri_1.0, whole genome shotgun sequence genomic DNA carries:
- the CBLC gene encoding E3 ubiquitin-protein ligase CBL-C, with translation MAAAALRGRQWGESRAFGRAVRLLQRLEEQCGDPRLSSSPPSLRDLLPRTAQLLRQVAQARREAGGGVPEGPGGPWDFLMVYLANLEAKSRQVAALLPPHGRKIANDELFREGSRLRRQLAKLALIFSYMHAELDALFPGGRYCGHTYQLTKVSAHTFWRERCGARCVLPWAEFEAVLCICHPVEPGSTALALRSTIDLTCSGHVSIFEFDIFTRLFQPWPTLLKNWQLLAVNHPGYMAFLTYDEVQARLQTFRDKPGSYIFRPSCTRLGKWAIGYVSSDGSILQTIPLNKPLFQVLLEGQKEGFYLYPDGKNHNPDLTELCHMEPHQHIHVSEEQLQLYWAMDSTFELCKICAESNKDVKIEPCGHLLCSRCLAAWLCSDSQTCPFCRCEIKGQEAVSIHQFHVSATVEDPEHSSDEEELEQMAPSGPPLPPRLDLCPKSPSSKGQLNVAPPTLPRLRAPLPLPRFWTAASAPWEVTSSPQAREGARGNS, from the exons ATGGCTGCGGCGGCCCTGCGGGGACGACAGTGGGGAGAATCCCGCGCGTTCGGCCGCGCGGTGAGGCTGCTGCAGCGCCTGGAAGAACAATGCGGGGACCCCCGGCTCTCCTCGAGTCCCCCCTCCCTTCGGGACCTGCTGCCCCGCACGGCGCAGCTGCTGCGCCAAGTGGCGCAAGCCCGGCGGGAGGCCGGCGGAGGCGTCCCCGAGGGTCCCGGGGGGCCGTGGGACTTTCTGATGGTCTATCTGGCTAACCTGGAGGCCAAGAGCAGGCAGGTGGCGGCGCTGCTGCCACCCCACGGCCGAAAGATCGCCAACGACGAGCTCTTCCGGGAGGGCTCCAGACTCAG GCGGCAACTGGCCAAGCTGGCCCTCATCTTCAGCTATATGCACGCGGAGCTGGACGCGCTCTTCCCCGGCGGCAGGTACTGCGGCCACACCTACCAGCTCACCAAGGTCTCCGCCCACACTTTCTGGAGGGAGCGCTGCGGAGCCCG aTGTGTGCTGCCCTGGGCTGAGTTTGAGGCGGTCTTATGCATCTGCCACCCTGTGGAGCCAGGCTCCACGGCCCTGGCCTTGCGCTCCACCATCGACCTCACCTGCAGCGGCCACGTGTCCATCTTCGAGTTTGACATCTTCACCAGGCTCTTCCAG CCGTGGCCAACACTCCTCAAGAACTGGCAGCTCTTGGCGGTCAACCACCCGGGTTACATGGCCTTCCTCACATACGATGAGGTCCAAGCCCGTCTGCAGACTTTCAGAGACAAGCCAGGCAG CTACATCTTCCGGCCCAGCTGCACTCGCCTGGGGAAGTGGGCCATCGGATACGTGAGCTCAGACGGCAGCATCTTGCAGACCATCCCTCTCAACAAACCCCTGTTCCAGGTGCTCctggaaggacagaaggaaggcTT ctaCCTCTACCCAGATGGGAAGAACCACAACCCGGACCTGACCGAACTCTGCCACATGGAACCGCATCAGCACATCCACGTGTCGGAG GAGCAGCTGCAGCTCTACTGGGCCATGGACTCTACGTTTGAGCTCTGCAAGATCTGTGCCGAGAGCAACAAGGACGTGAAGATAGAGCCCTGCGGGCACCTGCTCTGTAGCCGCTGCCTGGCTGCCTGGCTG TGCTCAGACAGCCAGACCTGCCCCTTCTGCCGCTGCGAGATCAAGGGCCAAGAGGCTGTGAGTATCCATCAGTTCCACGTCAGTGCCACTGTGGAGGACCCAGAGCACAGCAGTGatgaggaggagctggagcag ATGGCCCCTTCAggtcctcccctgccccctcggCTGGATCTGTGTCCCAAGAGCCCCAGCAGCAAAGGCCAGCTGAACGTG GCACCTCCGACCCTTCCCAGACTTCGAGCTCCTCTTCCCTTGCCAAGATTCTGGACTGCGGCTTCAGCCCCGTGGGAAGTCACCTCCAGCCCCCAGGCCAGGGAGGGAGCCCGAGG AAACTCCTGA